One stretch of Nicotiana tabacum cultivar K326 chromosome 18, ASM71507v2, whole genome shotgun sequence DNA includes these proteins:
- the LOC107821752 gene encoding zinc finger BED domain-containing protein DAYSLEEPER-like isoform X2 codes for MRCMAHIVNLIVKDGLKESEDRENERPDFDILALWKVNSPRFPILSKMARNVLAIPISSVAYESVFSTEGRILDQFRSSLTPKLVETLVCLQDWLRSESLPVNVEEDLDFLETLEEDFTNLGKEASTDDVC; via the exons ATGAGATGCATGGCTCATATTGTAAATCTTATTGTGAAAGATGGTTTAAAAGAGTCAG AAGATCGTGAAAATGAAAGACCGGACTTTGATATCTTGGCTTTGTGGAAGGTGAACTCACCtagatttcctattctttctAAGATGGCTCGAAATGTACTTGCTATTCCTATTTCAAGTGTGGCATATGAAAGTGTATTTAGTACCGAAGGGCGTATTCTTGACCAATTTAGGAGTTCATTAACTCCTAAATTGGTTGAAACTCTAGTGTGCCTTCAAGATTGGCTTCGGAGTGAATCGCTTCCTGTAAATGTTGAGGAAGATTTAGATTTTCTCGAGACACTCGAGGAAG ATTTTACTAATCTTGGCAAAGAAGCTTCCACCGACGATGTTTGCTAG
- the LOC107821752 gene encoding zinc finger BED domain-containing protein RICESLEEPER 4-like isoform X1 has translation METLTPGLGELLDEIRKHKAASRGVDFKTELEKYLAEDRENERPDFDILALWKVNSPRFPILSKMARNVLAIPISSVAYESVFSTEGRILDQFRSSLTPKLVETLVCLQDWLRSESLPVNVEEDLDFLETLEEDFTNLGKEASTDDVC, from the exons ATGGAAACTTTAACTCCTGGTTTAGGTGAACTTTTAGATGAAATAAGGAAACATAAAGCTGCAAGTAGAGGTGTAGATTTTAAAACAGAATTGGAAAAGTATCTTGCAGAAGATCGTGAAAATGAAAGACCGGACTTTGATATCTTGGCTTTGTGGAAGGTGAACTCACCtagatttcctattctttctAAGATGGCTCGAAATGTACTTGCTATTCCTATTTCAAGTGTGGCATATGAAAGTGTATTTAGTACCGAAGGGCGTATTCTTGACCAATTTAGGAGTTCATTAACTCCTAAATTGGTTGAAACTCTAGTGTGCCTTCAAGATTGGCTTCGGAGTGAATCGCTTCCTGTAAATGTTGAGGAAGATTTAGATTTTCTCGAGACACTCGAGGAAG ATTTTACTAATCTTGGCAAAGAAGCTTCCACCGACGATGTTTGCTAG